The Actinoplanes sp. N902-109 genomic interval GGCCAGCGTCGACACCCGCCACAGGTGCCGCATGTCGTACACCTCGAGTTCCCGGCCGTCGGCCACGAACAGGCGATTGCCGTACCAGACCACACCGTCGGCGCGCGGCGTCGCCGCGACGAACGACGAGCCTACCGGCCGCACCAGGAGCACATGACCGTACGTCACGGCGCTGCGGCAGGCAGCTTACCGGCGACGGCTCGCCACCGCTGCTCCCACTCCGTGACGTCGCCACCGCAGGCCTCGACGTAGGCGAGGGTGACCTCTCAGCTGGGCAGCTTGCGACCGGCCGCCGCCACCGACAGCGTCGTCACCGAGTAGTGGGCCCGCCGGGCCAATTCGCGGTACCCGGGTCGGCCGG includes:
- a CDS encoding helix-turn-helix domain-containing protein is translated as MPRPERVLDTTGGKVERFAAQLRELRERAGRPGYRELARRAHYSVTTLSVAAAGRKLPS